In Caballeronia sp. SBC1, the DNA window GCCCGGCCGGATCATCCTGCCGCGAAGGCCACGGCGCGGCCCAAGCTTGCGGAGCTGGCGCAGTATCCGTGGATCGTGCAGCCGCATCCGAGCCCGATGCGGCAGATTATCGACCAGACCTTTCGCGAGTCGCGTGTGGCGCCGCCCATCAGTACGGTGGAGACCTCTTCGATCCTCACCACGCTTTCGCTCTTGCGCGACTCGGACATGCTGGCGGTGTTGCCGAGTTCGGTCGCCGCGTACTACGTTGCGCTGAAAACCATGACCTCGCTGCCAACACCTTTGCGTGGAAGGCTCGCACCGTATGGGCTGATTCTTCGTAAGAACCGCCGGATCAGGCCGGCGACTCAACTCGTGATCGATGTGATCCGGGGTGGCGCAGCAGTTGCTCAGTGACCAAGGCGGTCCGCCAGCTTAAGCTCGTGATGGGTTTCATCATCGTGATTGGCGCCTTTATCCAGCGCTATATCCGGGCGCATGAAGAACGTCATCACAATGCCGATAGCAAGCAGTCCGACTGAACCGGCGAATGGCAACGTCCAGTTTCCCGTGTGATCCACCACGAAGCCAAATACGATCGGCGAGAAAATGCCCGCTATTGCGGATCCTGCATTCACCAGGCCGCTCGCAATGCCGACATGCTTGGGCGTAATGTCCATCGGCACGGCCCAGATGGGTCCAATCGTCATCTCCAGGAAGAAGAACGACAGGCTCATGGACGCAGCCATGACCGGGAGCGACTTCACGAACAGCACCGGTGCAAGGAACACGAGTGCACCAAGAAACGCGCCGATGATGACGTTACGCCGCGCCGCCACCACGTTGCCCGTGCGTTTCAATATGCGATCGCTCAGCACGCCGCCCGCCGTATTGCCGACCACCCCCGAGAGGAATACGCCCGCTGAAAAGAGCGCGGAGCTTTTCAGGTCGAGGCCACGGCCATGCATGAAAAACGTTGGTAGCCATGTAAAGAACAACCAGCCGGTCCAGCCGTAGCAGAAGTAGACAATCATGGTGGGGCCGATGCGCTTGAGCAGCCTCCGCCACGGAACCGGCTCGTGAGTTTTTTCAACTACAACCTTGCCTTCGGGCGGCAAGCCGAGTGCTTCTTCTGCGGTCATGTGCCGATGTTTGCGCGGGTTATCGGTGAAATACCATGCATAGGCGCATACCCAGATTGCGGTCAGCGCACCGACCAGGATGAACGACGCGCGCCACGATGCGAACGCCACAAGCAGCGCGATAAGCGGCGGCGTCAGTGCGTTGCCAAGGCGCGAGAACGAGTGCGTGAGACCTTGCACGAACCCACGCTTCTCAGCTGGGAACCAGTTCGTCAACGCACGCGCTTGCGCCGGCAGCGCGGCGCCCTCGCCGACGCCTAACAACATCCGTGCGCAGAACAACGTGACGACGCCGCCTGCGAAACCGGTAGCGACAGTAGCGACGATCCAGATGGACGCGCAGATGATGAGGGTGGTTTTCGCACCGAAGCGATCGCTTAGCCAGCCGCCGATGACCTGGCAGATCGCGTAGGTGTAGGCGAAGGCGGCGAAGACGAGGCCGACGTTGGTGTTGGTCAGATGCAGGTCATCGCGAATCAGGCCGGCAGCCGCCGAGAGATTCACGCGATCCAGATACATGATGAACGACATCGCACACATGAGCGCGAGGATTGACCGGCTGACTTTGGGTCGATGGAACATTTGTCTCCTCTTCCTTCTGGGTTGCGCCTTCGGGCGCTTCTTATGTGAGGTACTCTGGCTTCGTGTACTTGCCGAAGCAGTTGGAGACAGAGTCTGTTCAATCCAGCGATACCCGTCTAGTGAAAATATCTGATGTGGCGATTCCTTTTGCTTATAGGGCGTACGGTATTCGCTCGCGCTGGGGGACGGGGTTGGTCGGGTTGGCGGTTTTGGGTTGGTGGTCGGGGTGCTAGGTTCTAGCGTTAGCGGTCGGAGTCTATGCCGGGTTGCCAGGTTCCAAAGTTGGCGGTCGGAGTCTATGCCGGGTTGCTGCTTTCGGTGTTAGCGGTCTGCCTAGATTAGCTAATTTCTTTATCGCTATTAGCCACTGTGCGTGGCGGCACGTCATTTCTTTGTCCAAAGCGACAAAGAAACGAAGCAAAGAAAACGCTTTCAAACCACGCTACCCTAAGTGTCCACAGCGTGCAGTTTCTATTCATAGGTGCCCCAAAAGCACGGTGCTCGCCAGAGCCACCGATGTGTGAACCCCTCCTTCTCGCGAATCCTGACACGAACACGCTTCGCCCCGAACGCTCTCGGGCAAGCACCAGTGCCAAGGAACCTGCACGGCCTCACGCGCATTCATCGCCGCGGTTCTTCGTAAGTTAGCTGCGTGGTTAGCAATGTTACGTTCGGTGGTTACGGCCTCATGCATTTTTGCGATCTTGTTCGAAGGCGGGTTGCCTGCGAGGTCCGTTACGCATAACTATCGGAGGATGGTTATTCCCGGATAGCGCGGGGTGCCCCATGGGCAGGTTCAGTCACTGGTGGCGAAGCGTGTGGGTATCCGTGTTCGGAGAAAGAGGGGTTCACACATCCGTGGCTCTGGCGAGCACCGTGCTTTTGGGGCACCTATGAATAGAAACTGCACGCTGTGGACACTTAGTACTACAGCCGTAGATTTTTTACTATACTAATAGTATTTAGGATAACTACCAGATAAAGCTATGCACTCGACTGCAAGAACGTGGGAGCACGAGTTGGAGGCGCTGCACCATCGACTAGGAGAACTGTTCAGGCGCCCCGAGCCCCGACAGCGGTCACTCGCGTACCTGAAGGGCCTGCTGGGCACGGTCGAGCGCAAGAACGGCTGGCAACTCGCCGAGTGGATCGGTGAATCGACACCCGACGGCGTGCAGCACCTGTTGGAGCGGGCACAGTGGGATGCGGATGCCGCGCGCGATGTACTGCGGGAGTATGTTGTTGAACAACTGGGCGAACGTGACGCGGTGCTGATCGTGGATGAGACCGGTTTCGTCAAGAAGGGGCTCCACTCGGCCGGGGTGCAACGCCAGTACAGTGGCACTGCAGGCCGCATCGAGAATAGCCAGATCGGCGTGTTCCTCTGCTATGCCGGTTGTGGCGGCAGCGCGTTTATCGACCGCGAACTGTATGTGCCCAAGGCGTGGACCGATGACCGTGTGCGCTGCGAGGCAGCGGGCATTCCCGAGTCGGTGGAGTTTGCAACGAAGCCGCAACTCGCGCGCAGTATGCTTGAACGTACGCTGGATGCAGGTGTGCCGTGCGGCTGGGTCACGGGTGATGAAGTCTATGGCGGCGACCGTCAACTGAGGCTCTGGCTGGAGTCGCGCGGCCAGTCCTTCGTGCTGGCCGTCGCGAAGAACGAACCTCTATGGTGGCAGGGTCCCGACTACGTACGGGCCGACCAGATCGCCGAAGCCCTGCCGGCACGGGCGTGGCGACGCCTGTCAGCAGGTGCCGGCGCCAAAGGCGAGCGCCTGTATGACTGGGCGCTCACCCCGCTGTGGCGTCTGCAGATCAACACAGAAGAGCGCCGCTTCGGGCATTACCTGCTGGTGCGGCGCAGCCTGGACGAGCAACGCGAGCATGCGTATTACGTCGTATACGCCCCGCGCAGCAAAGCCACGCGGCAAATCCTGGTCAACGTAGCGGGCCGCAGGTGGGAAATCGAAATCGGCTTCGAAGCAACCAAAGGCGAATGCGGGCTCGATCAATATGAGGTACGCCGATGGCAGGGCTGGTATCGCCACATCACACTGGCCTTGTTGGCCCATGCCGTGCTTGTCACCCTGCGGGTGCGCGACAAAAAAAACACCTGAAGGTTTGGTACCGCTCAGTGTGCAGGAGATCCGCCGACTGCTTTGCCGCCTCCTATGGCGCGGCGCTCACTCCATCGAGTACGTGTTGTCATGGTCGATATGGCGTCGCAGGCATCAATACCGCGCCCTGCAGTGCCATTACCGGCGCCGAGGCTGCGTACCGCCAGTTTCCTTATATCTACGGCTGTAGTATTAGAGACGGTTTCAAAAAGACATGAAGGGGCTGTTAACTTCATGGACATGCTGTTAACCTTGGTCGTCATGACAACGAGGTCAAGGGGATGGACAAGCCAATCATTGACGACGAATTGTGGAAACGAATCGAACCCTTACTGCCACAGCCGAAGCCTCGACGCGAGAAGTACCCGGGTCGCAAACCGGTACCCGATCGCGCAGCATTGAGCGGCATTTTGTTTGTGTTGCGCACCGGACTGCGTTGGCGCGATCTACCCGCCGAAATGGGTTGCGGCTCTGGGGTGACCTGTTGGCGCCGCTTGCGAGACTGGCAAGAAGCAGGCGTGTGGGATCGACTGCACGAACTGCTGCTTGCCGAGTTACGTGCAGTCGACCAAATCGACTTCTCACGCGTGATTCTCGATTCGTCTTCCGTGCGGGCTATCGGGGCGGGCCAAAAACTGGGCCGAACCCCGTAGATCGTGGGCGACCAGGCTCCAAGCACCATGTCGCTACCGACGCAAATGGGGTGCCACTCTCGATCATCTTGACCGGTGCCAATCGCAATGACATCACACAATTGTTGCCGCTCATTGACGCGATTCCACCCATCCGAGGCATTCGCGGTCGCCCTTTGAAAAAGCCTCAAGTCGTCTACGCCGATCGCGGATACGACTCCGGCGTACACCGGCAGAAATTGCGCGATCGGGGTATCAAACCCGTTCTTGCGAAGCGCCGCTCCGAGCATGGCAGTGGCCTCGGAAAATATCGATGGGTAGTTGAACGGACTCATGCATGGTTCCATAATTTCCATCGTCTTCGAGTGCGCTATGAACGACTTGCCAAGATCCATGAAGCCTTCCTGAAGTTCGCCGCTTGCCTCATCTGTTGGAGCGCCCTCAAGCGATCTGTTCAGCCTTTTTGAAACCGCCTCTTAGGGTAGAGCGGTTAAAAGCGCTTTCTTTGCTTCGTTTCTTTGTCGCTTTGGACAAAGAAATGACGTGCTGCCACGCACAGTGGCTAATAGTGATAAAGAGAATATCCGACTCATGCAGATCACTAACCCTGAAAGCACCAACCCGGCATTGCCTCCGACCGCTAACGCCAGAACCCATCCCGACCAAACCCGTCCACCGGCGCGAGCAAACCCTCCAATCGAACCCTATATTAACGGCATTATTTCAGAAAACTTTATAGCTATTTTTATATTAATAATTTTGCTTAAAGAAGAATAACCCATTTACCAAGCCCAGCAAGGCGCATCCGGGTAAACGACGTTATTTCTCGCCATTAGTCACGCATTAGTAACATTAAATCAACACTATTCGAGTCTCTAAAAAGAATCACCATTCCACAAGACCGGCCTTTTCTTAGTCAGGGCTTGATACGCCAATTTAGCCCGGGAGGTTCACAAATGACTATCCGTCATCGCATTACGTTATTGGTCATCCTGATGTTCGTCGCTTTATCTGCGATAGGCGGCTACGCCGTCTACCAGACGCGGCGTAGCGCATCGGAGGTTAAGCAAGTCACGGAAGGCGTGGTGCCCAGCGCGCTGGCTTCCGCGGACCTCGTTTCGCAAGTCAAGGACGTGCAGCTCGCCACCATGACGCTCGTGTATTCGCCAGACGGCAACGTCGTGGCCCAGGCGCAAGACGCATTGAAAGCAAAGAAGGCGTCCTTGCAGCAAGCACTCGCCTTCCAGGCAAGCAACGCGCACAGCCACGCGCAGGTCGGGCTGGTAAGCCAAGCCAACGACAGCCTCGATAACTATTTCGCGGCCATCAACGACACCGCGAAGATGAAAGCCGCAGGCAAGAACGAGCTCGCGCAAGCGTTCTTGTTCGCCAACGTGGCCCAGTATCGTGACGAACTTGAAGGGATTGTCGAGACGCTTCGCATCGAAAAGAACCGCGAGAAGGACGACGCAATCACAGCGCTGAACCACACGCTCGCAACAACCACGACCGCTATCGCCATTGTGACGGGTATCGCTATTGTGCTCCTGAGCCTGATCGGTTCCCTGCTCTACCGCCAGATCACGCGGCCGCTAAGCCGCATGCAAGCCATGATGAGCGAGATTGCGTCCAGCCAGGACTTCACGCGGCGCGTGCCGGTAGGACGGATGGACGAGATCGGCCACTCTATCGTGGCGTTCAACGGCATGATAGAAAAGATCCAGGAAAACTCGGCCTTGCTCAAACAGAAGACCGCGGACATCCAGGCCATGCTGCAAAACATGCAACAAGGCATTCTGACGGTCGTATCGGGGGCCGTTGTCCATGCCGAGTACTCGGCGCATCTCGAAGCAATCTTCGAAACGAACGACATTGCCGGCCGCAGCCTCATGGACCTGGTGTTCTCCAATACCGATCTTGGCGCCGACGCGCTCTCGCAAGTGGACGCGGCGAGCCACGCATGCCTGGGCGAAGACAGCATGAACTTCGAGTTCAATCAGCACCTGCTGGTACACGAAATTACGAAGTGCATGCCCGATGGTCGCGTGAAGATACTCGACCTGAGCTGGTCCGCCATCACTGACGAAACCGACACCATCGTGCGCCTGATGCTCTGCGTGCGCGACGTCACCGAGTTGCGCGCACTCGCGGCCGAAACCAGCGAGCAGAAACGCAGGCTCGAAATGATTGGTGAAATCCTCGCGATCAACCAGGAAAAATTCCACCACTTCATCGAGAGCTCGACGACCTTTATCAGCGAGAACGAACGGATCATTCGCGAGCACCGCCAAGCAAATGGCGCGGCCATTGCCGAGCTGTTCCGCAACATGCACACGATCAAAGGCAACGCGCGCACCTACAGCCTCCAGTACCTGACCGACATCGTTCACGAGACCGAGCAGAGCTACGACGAACTGCGCAACCCCGACGCGCAGCGGACCTGGGATCAGGAAGGCCTGGTACAGGAACTCGCTCGCGTACGTGAAGTGGTCGAGAGTTACGCCGAGATCAACGAGGTCAGCCTGGGACGCAGGGGACCGGGCCAAGGCGGTAACGCGGAACGGTACCTGACGATCGATATCGAGCATATTCAGGAAAGCCTGCGTCAACTGGAAGCCATGAATGTTGGCAACCCCGACGATCTGATCGAGATGCGCGACGCGGTGCATCAGACCCTGCGCCTGCTCGGAACTGAAAGTATCAGCCAGGTCCTCTCTGGCGTGCTCGACTCGCTCCCTTCGCTGGCGAGGGAGCTCGGCAAGGACGCGCCCGTGGTACGCATTCGTGACAACAACACCCGCCTGCGCAGTCACGCCAGCGGTGCGTTGAAAAACGTGTTCATGCACCTGCTGCGCAATTCGATGGACCACGGCATCGAGACGCCTGAGGTGCGTACGGCACAAGGAAAAACGTCGGGCGGCACGATCGATATCAACGTGGATCTCGAAGAAGACGCGGTCCGCATTACGCTGAAAGACGATGGC includes these proteins:
- a CDS encoding MFS transporter translates to MFHRPKVSRSILALMCAMSFIMYLDRVNLSAAAGLIRDDLHLTNTNVGLVFAAFAYTYAICQVIGGWLSDRFGAKTTLIICASIWIVATVATGFAGGVVTLFCARMLLGVGEGAALPAQARALTNWFPAEKRGFVQGLTHSFSRLGNALTPPLIALLVAFASWRASFILVGALTAIWVCAYAWYFTDNPRKHRHMTAEEALGLPPEGKVVVEKTHEPVPWRRLLKRIGPTMIVYFCYGWTGWLFFTWLPTFFMHGRGLDLKSSALFSAGVFLSGVVGNTAGGVLSDRILKRTGNVVAARRNVIIGAFLGALVFLAPVLFVKSLPVMAASMSLSFFFLEMTIGPIWAVPMDITPKHVGIASGLVNAGSAIAGIFSPIVFGFVVDHTGNWTLPFAGSVGLLAIGIVMTFFMRPDIALDKGANHDDETHHELKLADRLGH
- a CDS encoding ATP-binding protein — its product is MTIRHRITLLVILMFVALSAIGGYAVYQTRRSASEVKQVTEGVVPSALASADLVSQVKDVQLATMTLVYSPDGNVVAQAQDALKAKKASLQQALAFQASNAHSHAQVGLVSQANDSLDNYFAAINDTAKMKAAGKNELAQAFLFANVAQYRDELEGIVETLRIEKNREKDDAITALNHTLATTTTAIAIVTGIAIVLLSLIGSLLYRQITRPLSRMQAMMSEIASSQDFTRRVPVGRMDEIGHSIVAFNGMIEKIQENSALLKQKTADIQAMLQNMQQGILTVVSGAVVHAEYSAHLEAIFETNDIAGRSLMDLVFSNTDLGADALSQVDAASHACLGEDSMNFEFNQHLLVHEITKCMPDGRVKILDLSWSAITDETDTIVRLMLCVRDVTELRALAAETSEQKRRLEMIGEILAINQEKFHHFIESSTTFISENERIIREHRQANGAAIAELFRNMHTIKGNARTYSLQYLTDIVHETEQSYDELRNPDAQRTWDQEGLVQELARVREVVESYAEINEVSLGRRGPGQGGNAERYLTIDIEHIQESLRQLEAMNVGNPDDLIEMRDAVHQTLRLLGTESISQVLSGVLDSLPSLARELGKDAPVVRIRDNNTRLRSHASGALKNVFMHLLRNSMDHGIETPEVRTAQGKTSGGTIDINVDLEEDAVRITLKDDGRGLALGRIRNIAVERGWIGSDEKTSDEEIADLIFRPGFSTAEQVTDVSGRGVGMDAVRDFLRRENGSIKLRFTDDSQGAEFRQFETVVCLPDDVAVESTGARPQREADEVSA